The following are encoded together in the Nocardioides okcheonensis genome:
- a CDS encoding MFS transporter, translated as MTSDRPDPTPGHGVDEADQAPTDRRVGAAGPAAARPGTVRRSLAGAARGARAAGRGARVAGRGAGTAGHYAVSQARRAARAEGAGDSGLSRLIELHAFNAAGDAAVAISLAGTLFFQVPTGEARGQVALFLGLTMLPFAIVAPLIGPFLDRFSHGRRWAVGATMAIRSFLCWVLATAVVTESAWLFPAALGVLVASKAYGVTRAAAVPRLLPPDLTLVKANARVSLAGVVGAGVSAPLAVLASTFGPEWSLRYAFVVFVLATIWAIRLPDKVDASQGEGEMVLAGEETESRPGRRTRTRIPSAVAFALRANCGPRWLSGFLTMFMAFLLRENPIGDWRPEVLLGLVIGAAGLGNTLGITIGSLLRRLNPSVTVVLALLADCAVAVVAALFYGLVSLVLLGLTAGLAQALAKLSLDSTIQRDIPSRVQASAFARSDTTLQLAWVIGGFVGIAMPLMPQLGLGIAAGVLGAWASFVLLGKASRGARPTPAA; from the coding sequence GTGACCTCCGACCGCCCCGACCCCACCCCGGGCCACGGGGTGGACGAGGCCGATCAGGCCCCCACCGACCGGCGCGTGGGCGCTGCCGGGCCCGCCGCCGCGCGCCCCGGCACGGTGCGGCGCTCCCTGGCCGGCGCGGCCCGTGGCGCGAGGGCGGCCGGGCGCGGCGCCCGCGTCGCCGGGCGCGGGGCCGGGACGGCCGGGCACTACGCCGTCTCCCAGGCCCGGCGCGCCGCGCGCGCCGAGGGTGCTGGCGACTCCGGCCTCTCCCGCCTGATCGAGCTGCATGCCTTCAACGCCGCGGGCGACGCGGCGGTGGCGATCTCGCTGGCCGGCACCCTCTTCTTCCAGGTCCCCACCGGCGAGGCGCGCGGGCAGGTCGCGCTGTTCCTGGGCCTGACCATGCTCCCCTTCGCGATCGTCGCCCCGCTGATCGGCCCGTTCCTCGACCGCTTCAGCCACGGCCGGCGCTGGGCGGTCGGCGCGACGATGGCCATCCGCAGCTTCCTGTGCTGGGTCCTGGCGACGGCGGTGGTGACCGAGTCGGCGTGGCTGTTCCCCGCCGCGCTCGGCGTGCTGGTCGCGTCCAAGGCCTACGGCGTGACCCGTGCCGCCGCCGTGCCGCGCCTGCTGCCGCCCGACCTCACCCTCGTCAAGGCCAACGCCCGGGTCTCGCTGGCGGGCGTCGTCGGCGCGGGCGTGTCGGCGCCGCTCGCCGTGCTCGCCTCCACGTTCGGGCCGGAGTGGTCGCTGCGCTACGCCTTCGTCGTCTTCGTGCTCGCCACGATCTGGGCGATCCGGCTGCCCGACAAGGTCGACGCCAGCCAGGGCGAGGGCGAGATGGTGCTGGCCGGCGAGGAGACGGAGTCGCGCCCCGGGCGGCGTACGCGCACCCGCATCCCGTCGGCGGTCGCCTTCGCGCTGCGCGCCAACTGCGGTCCCCGATGGCTGTCGGGGTTCCTCACCATGTTCATGGCGTTCCTGCTGCGCGAGAACCCGATCGGCGACTGGCGTCCGGAGGTGCTGCTCGGACTGGTGATCGGCGCGGCCGGCCTCGGCAACACGCTGGGCATCACCATCGGCTCCCTGCTGCGCCGGCTCAACCCGTCGGTCACGGTGGTCCTCGCGCTGCTGGCCGACTGCGCCGTGGCGGTGGTCGCGGCGCTGTTCTACGGCCTCGTGTCGCTCGTGCTGCTCGGGCTCACCGCGGGCCTGGCGCAGGCGCTGGCCAAGCTCTCGCTCGACTCGACCATCCAGCGCGACATCCCCAGCCGGGTGCAGGCCAGCGCGTTCGCGCGCTCCGACACCACGCTCCAGCTCGCGTGGGTGATCGGCGGGTTCGTGGGCATCGCGATGCCGCTGATGCCGCAGCTCGGGCTCGGCATCGCCGCCGGCGTGCTGGGGGCGTGGGCGAGCTTCGTGCTGCTCGGCAAGGCGTCGCGCGGCGCCCGCCCGACGCCAGCGGCCTGA
- a CDS encoding helix-turn-helix domain-containing protein, whose product MGRVPTFLDLLYDEAPLSDFDAHLARAEQGLAGEEAASVRAEYDVALRLRDLITRMRAREAELSALYETASDLTAIRDVDTILAAIVRRARQLLHCDMTYLSLNDEGDGASYMKVTDGALTREFQTLRLPLGTGLLGLVAQTGAAYFTEDYARDERFLHQGYIDDAVAGEQIRAILGVPLVLDGVVIGALLAVHRSVRRFPQAEVSLLTSFAAHAVVALENARLFAELDAANRSLTRHTEAVDAAALAHDRLTDLLVGGGGVAEVADVLSGVLGGAVSIWTPSGELQAGEDAGVAWADAVPAALASGRSVVVGSGLVAAAQAGSEHVATLVLRRDEPLDLAGRRTLERGALVTALVLLFARSVSDAEERLGGQLLVDLLEGDPADRSRLRDRVRRHGARIDGPVVVAAAAVDGADRHRASRSVLALARRMSGLAGEHRGALVLVVPGEDPHRVGVELQSVVAATGSTATIGVAATTDALHDDRLARAHGEALRCLDALVRLGRRGEVSDPAGLGVARLLLGDNDPEHVDAFIDAAVGPVRDWDERRGTSLLVTLEAWFAAGGRLKETAAALHLHPNTVTQRLDRVGELLGPGWREPARSLDVQLALRLARLQRP is encoded by the coding sequence ATGGGACGGGTGCCGACCTTCCTCGACCTGCTCTACGACGAGGCGCCGCTGAGCGACTTCGACGCGCACCTCGCCCGGGCCGAGCAGGGGCTCGCCGGCGAGGAGGCGGCGTCCGTGCGCGCGGAGTACGACGTCGCGCTGCGGCTGCGGGACCTGATCACCCGGATGCGGGCGCGCGAGGCCGAGCTCTCGGCGCTCTACGAGACCGCCTCCGACCTCACCGCCATCCGCGACGTCGACACCATCCTGGCCGCGATCGTGCGACGCGCCCGCCAGCTGCTGCACTGCGACATGACCTACCTCTCGCTCAACGACGAGGGCGACGGCGCGTCCTACATGAAGGTCACCGACGGTGCCCTGACGCGTGAGTTCCAGACGTTGCGGCTCCCGCTCGGCACCGGCCTGCTGGGCCTGGTCGCGCAGACCGGCGCCGCGTACTTCACCGAGGACTACGCCCGCGACGAGCGGTTCCTCCACCAGGGCTACATCGACGACGCCGTGGCCGGGGAGCAGATCCGCGCCATCCTCGGGGTGCCCCTGGTGCTGGACGGCGTGGTGATCGGGGCGCTGCTGGCCGTGCACCGCTCCGTGCGGCGCTTCCCGCAGGCCGAGGTCAGCCTGCTGACGTCGTTCGCCGCGCACGCGGTGGTGGCGCTGGAGAACGCCCGTCTGTTCGCCGAGCTCGACGCGGCCAACCGCTCGCTGACCCGCCACACCGAGGCCGTCGACGCCGCCGCGCTGGCCCACGACCGGCTCACCGACCTGCTGGTCGGCGGGGGAGGGGTCGCCGAGGTCGCGGACGTGCTCTCCGGCGTGCTCGGGGGCGCGGTGTCGATCTGGACCCCGTCCGGGGAGCTGCAGGCCGGCGAGGACGCCGGCGTCGCGTGGGCCGACGCGGTGCCCGCGGCGCTGGCCTCGGGCCGCTCCGTCGTCGTCGGGTCGGGGCTGGTCGCCGCCGCCCAGGCCGGCAGCGAGCACGTCGCGACCCTCGTGCTGCGGCGCGACGAGCCGCTCGACCTCGCCGGTCGCCGTACGCTCGAGCGCGGCGCGCTGGTCACCGCCCTGGTGCTGCTGTTCGCCCGGTCGGTCTCCGACGCCGAGGAGCGCCTCGGCGGCCAGCTGCTGGTCGACCTGCTCGAGGGCGACCCGGCGGACCGGAGCCGGCTGCGCGACCGGGTCCGGCGCCACGGCGCCCGCATCGACGGTCCGGTCGTCGTCGCGGCCGCCGCGGTCGACGGCGCGGACCGGCACCGGGCCAGCCGCTCCGTGCTCGCCCTCGCCCGCCGGATGTCGGGCCTGGCCGGGGAGCACCGGGGTGCCCTGGTGCTGGTGGTGCCCGGCGAGGACCCCCACCGCGTCGGGGTCGAGCTGCAGTCCGTCGTCGCCGCCACGGGCAGCACCGCGACCATCGGCGTCGCCGCCACCACCGATGCGCTGCACGACGACCGGCTGGCCCGCGCGCACGGCGAGGCGCTGCGCTGCCTGGACGCCCTCGTGCGGCTCGGTCGCCGCGGGGAGGTCAGCGACCCGGCCGGGCTCGGCGTCGCGCGGCTGCTGCTGGGCGACAACGACCCCGAGCACGTCGACGCCTTCATCGACGCCGCCGTCGGCCCGGTCCGCGACTGGGACGAGCGGCGCGGCACGTCGCTGCTCGTCACCCTCGAGGCGTGGTTCGCCGCCGGCGGTCGGCTCAAGGAGACGGCGGCGGCCCTCCACCTGCACCCCAACACCGTCACCCAGCGCCTCGACCGCGTCGGCGAGCTGCTCGGCCCCGGCTGGCGAGAGCCCGCGCGCTCGCTCGACGTCCAGCTCGCGCTGCGCCTGGCGCGCCTCCAGCGCCCCTGA
- a CDS encoding RDD family protein produces MTQHQHPHPHPAPPRQEPATTYPVAALERRFTAFAVDRLLGWGLLVAAGVVTAVLVPDEPWTVVGVVAGATVLLWLVLAVVLGVGGTSPGKAMTGLRVVHHGTGTPIGVGPALLRSLVLGAAGLPTFGLGVATLAWTAVEDRGRQRRGWHDHLAHTVVVDVRPVVESAVDDVDDAPRHIVNLTAMRLIPAPPVEAVRTPERSEHSMRRQPLPPEVTAAPAPARQPVPQPVQPPVRQPVHPPAQPPVQQPVPAPQPTPQPTPAAAPPPPAAVTQQRRPTGPPRHAAPPPGQATRWRVHFDNGESFVIAGLALVGRRPEARNGEQVAHLVPLASADMSVSKTHAQFGPAPDGTIVVMDRGSTNGTVLVRQGVARQLAPGKPATLLEGDKVVYGDREMTISREA; encoded by the coding sequence GTGACCCAGCACCAGCACCCGCACCCGCACCCCGCGCCACCCCGGCAGGAACCGGCGACCACCTACCCGGTCGCCGCTCTCGAGCGCCGCTTCACCGCGTTCGCCGTCGACCGCCTCCTCGGCTGGGGGCTCCTGGTCGCGGCCGGCGTCGTGACCGCGGTGCTCGTCCCCGACGAGCCGTGGACCGTCGTCGGCGTCGTCGCCGGCGCCACCGTGCTGCTCTGGCTCGTCCTCGCCGTCGTGCTGGGCGTGGGCGGCACCTCGCCCGGCAAGGCGATGACCGGCCTCCGCGTGGTCCACCACGGCACGGGCACCCCGATCGGGGTCGGCCCCGCGCTGCTGCGCTCGCTGGTCCTCGGCGCGGCCGGCCTGCCCACGTTCGGGCTCGGGGTCGCGACCCTGGCCTGGACGGCCGTCGAGGACCGCGGCCGGCAACGTCGCGGCTGGCACGACCACCTCGCCCACACCGTGGTCGTCGACGTGCGACCCGTGGTGGAGTCCGCGGTCGACGACGTCGACGACGCGCCGCGCCACATCGTCAACCTGACCGCGATGCGACTGATCCCCGCCCCGCCGGTGGAGGCGGTCCGGACCCCCGAGCGCTCCGAGCACTCGATGCGCCGCCAGCCGCTCCCGCCCGAGGTCACGGCCGCGCCGGCGCCGGCCCGCCAGCCGGTCCCGCAGCCGGTCCAGCCGCCCGTCCGGCAGCCGGTCCACCCTCCCGCGCAGCCTCCGGTGCAGCAGCCGGTTCCCGCGCCTCAGCCGACCCCGCAGCCGACCCCGGCGGCGGCGCCACCGCCCCCGGCCGCGGTGACCCAGCAGCGCCGACCGACCGGGCCGCCCCGGCACGCCGCACCGCCGCCCGGGCAGGCCACGCGCTGGCGCGTCCACTTCGACAACGGCGAGAGCTTCGTCATCGCCGGCCTCGCCCTCGTCGGGCGCCGCCCCGAGGCGCGCAACGGCGAGCAGGTCGCCCACCTCGTGCCGCTCGCGTCCGCCGACATGTCGGTGTCGAAGACCCACGCCCAGTTCGGGCCGGCCCCCGACGGCACCATCGTGGTGATGGACCGGGGCTCCACCAACGGCACGGTCCTCGTGCGCCAGGGCGTCGCGCGCCAGCTGGCGCCGGGCAAGCCCGCGACGCTCCTCGAGGGCGACAAGGTCGTCTACGGCGACCGCGAGATGACGATCTCCCGCGAGGCCTGA
- a CDS encoding DUF3027 domain-containing protein → MIALPTRAGKPDAALAKAVDVARGIVLEVAEPSEVGDHLGARAEGERVVTHHFACSRPGYPGWYWSVTLTRAKRGKDVTVNEVVLLPGDDAIVAPAWVPYKERIKPGDLSPGDLLPVEDEDPRLVPTYLVGDDPLDPPMDGDARAQVRRVAEDLGLGRVRTLSREGIDMAAERWYAGDGGPDAPVARSAPLSCTSCGFLMRLNGSLAESFGVCANGNANDDGRVVSLDHGCGAHSEVKLARKQQPLPLPDHVHDTLTEDDFETL, encoded by the coding sequence GTGATCGCACTCCCCACCCGCGCCGGCAAGCCGGACGCCGCCCTCGCCAAGGCCGTCGACGTGGCCCGCGGCATCGTGCTGGAGGTCGCCGAGCCGTCGGAGGTGGGCGACCACCTCGGCGCGCGCGCCGAGGGCGAGCGCGTGGTCACCCACCACTTCGCCTGCTCGCGGCCGGGCTACCCCGGCTGGTACTGGTCGGTGACGCTGACCCGCGCCAAGCGCGGCAAGGACGTGACCGTCAACGAGGTCGTGCTGCTGCCCGGCGACGACGCGATCGTGGCGCCCGCGTGGGTGCCCTACAAGGAGCGGATCAAGCCCGGCGACCTCTCGCCCGGTGACCTGCTCCCGGTCGAGGACGAGGACCCGCGCCTGGTCCCGACCTACCTCGTCGGCGACGACCCGCTCGACCCGCCGATGGACGGCGACGCCCGCGCGCAGGTGCGTCGGGTCGCCGAGGACCTCGGGCTCGGGCGCGTGCGCACCCTCAGTCGCGAGGGCATCGACATGGCCGCCGAGCGCTGGTACGCCGGTGACGGCGGGCCCGACGCCCCGGTGGCGCGGAGCGCGCCGCTGAGCTGCACGTCGTGCGGCTTCCTGATGCGCCTCAACGGCTCGCTGGCCGAGTCGTTCGGCGTGTGCGCCAACGGCAACGCCAACGACGACGGCCGCGTGGTCTCCCTCGACCACGGCTGCGGCGCCCACTCCGAGGTCAAGCTGGCCCGCAAGCAGCAGC
- a CDS encoding 3-hydroxybutyrate dehydrogenase, producing the protein MTTATHPVRPTLEGRRALVTGAASGIGAAVAARLAAAGAEVHLLDRDEEGVAKVAAQVHGTPHVVDLTDPAAIARLDLDVDVLVNNAGVQHVAPVEDFDPERFRTIHALMLHAPFLLAQRVLPGMYARGWGRLVHVSSVHGHRASAFKSAYVSAKHGLEGLSKVIALEGADRGVTSNTVCPGYVRTPLVEGQIADQARAHGVPDDEVVDTVLLARTPLKRLVEPEEVADAVAFLCSPAATSMTGTSLLLDGGWTAA; encoded by the coding sequence ATGACCACCGCCACCCACCCCGTCCGGCCCACGCTCGAGGGCCGCCGCGCGCTCGTCACCGGCGCCGCCAGCGGCATCGGCGCGGCCGTCGCCGCCCGGCTCGCCGCGGCCGGCGCCGAGGTCCACCTGCTCGACCGCGACGAGGAGGGGGTGGCCAAGGTCGCCGCCCAGGTCCACGGCACGCCCCACGTCGTCGACCTCACCGACCCGGCCGCGATCGCGCGCCTCGACCTCGACGTGGACGTCCTGGTCAACAACGCCGGCGTCCAGCACGTCGCGCCCGTCGAGGACTTCGACCCCGAGCGGTTCCGCACCATCCACGCGCTCATGCTGCACGCGCCGTTCCTGCTGGCGCAGCGGGTGCTGCCCGGGATGTACGCCCGCGGCTGGGGCCGGCTGGTGCACGTCTCCAGCGTCCACGGCCACCGCGCCTCGGCGTTCAAGTCCGCCTACGTCAGCGCCAAGCACGGCCTCGAGGGGCTGTCCAAGGTGATCGCGCTCGAGGGCGCCGACCGTGGCGTCACCAGCAACACGGTGTGCCCCGGCTACGTCCGCACGCCCCTCGTCGAGGGGCAGATCGCCGACCAGGCGCGCGCCCACGGCGTGCCCGACGACGAGGTCGTCGACACGGTGCTGCTCGCCCGCACCCCGCTCAAGCGGCTGGTGGAGCCGGAGGAGGTCGCCGACGCGGTCGCCTTCCTCTGCAGCCCCGCCGCCACCTCCATGACCGGCACGTCGCTCCTCCTCGACGGCGGCTGGACCGCCGCCTGA
- a CDS encoding cold-shock protein, with protein MPSGKVKWFDAEKGFGFLSQDDGPDVYVHSDALPEGTGALKAGTKVEFGIAQGRRGDQALQVRVLDAPASVARNQRNAQRKHPEAMVTIVEDLIRMLEGVEETYRRGRHPERAAARGTAKVLRALADELEL; from the coding sequence GTGCCCAGTGGCAAGGTGAAGTGGTTCGACGCGGAGAAGGGCTTCGGCTTCCTGTCCCAGGACGACGGGCCGGACGTCTACGTCCACTCCGACGCGCTCCCCGAGGGCACCGGCGCGCTCAAGGCCGGCACCAAGGTCGAGTTCGGCATCGCCCAGGGTCGCCGCGGCGACCAGGCGCTCCAGGTCCGGGTGCTCGACGCGCCCGCCTCGGTCGCCCGCAACCAGCGCAACGCCCAGCGCAAGCACCCCGAGGCGATGGTGACCATCGTCGAGGACCTCATCCGGATGCTCGAGGGCGTCGAGGAGACCTACCGCCGCGGCCGGCACCCCGAGCGGGCCGCCGCCCGCGGGACGGCGAAGGTGCTGCGCGCCCTCGCCGACGAGCTCGAGCTCTGA
- a CDS encoding FHA domain-containing protein: MSAEAGAAGRFATGDWYAVVGEQVTVLLPSSQRGRVAALWELADGGADADTLLDALLAGGLSSLDHLALVARSDGSTRVLVRGAPSARVVSAAGESVLTAEPGTTWHEQVLAGEVSVRLAVAGDGPVEHTLTPGLARVSVVEIGPERAAADDVRPPAPAAEPAPVAAPEPTPEPTPVAEPEPTPEPTPEPTPEPTPEPAPPVADAAPAPEPVAVPAEPMTFGQPDEDPTPTGETPAVQDDWDRDGQTVAGPPAPDFQRPPVPGQEIGPEVVSAPVASLVFSTGDVVAVDRTVLVGRAPEARRFASHDQPHVVTVASPHQEISSTHLEIRPGAGADHGSAIVTDLGSTNGTVLAQPGLDPEELTAGIAVSLIPGAVLDLGDGVTIQVTNP, encoded by the coding sequence GTGAGCGCAGAGGCCGGCGCAGCGGGCAGGTTCGCGACGGGGGACTGGTACGCCGTGGTCGGCGAGCAGGTCACCGTCCTGCTGCCGAGCAGCCAGCGCGGCCGGGTGGCCGCGCTCTGGGAGCTCGCCGACGGCGGCGCCGACGCCGACACCCTGCTCGACGCCCTGCTCGCCGGCGGGCTGTCCTCGCTCGACCACCTCGCCCTCGTGGCCCGCTCGGACGGCAGCACCCGCGTCCTCGTGCGGGGCGCCCCGTCCGCCCGCGTGGTGTCGGCGGCCGGCGAGTCGGTCCTCACCGCGGAGCCCGGCACGACCTGGCACGAGCAGGTCCTCGCCGGCGAGGTGTCGGTCCGCCTGGCCGTGGCCGGCGACGGTCCGGTCGAGCACACCCTCACCCCCGGCCTGGCCCGGGTGTCGGTCGTCGAGATCGGCCCGGAGCGTGCCGCCGCCGACGACGTACGCCCCCCGGCGCCGGCGGCCGAGCCCGCTCCCGTCGCCGCGCCCGAGCCGACGCCCGAGCCCACTCCCGTCGCCGAGCCCGAGCCCACGCCCGAGCCCACGCCCGAGCCCACGCCCGAGCCCACGCCCGAGCCCGCACCGCCCGTCGCCGACGCCGCGCCGGCACCCGAGCCGGTCGCGGTGCCCGCCGAGCCGATGACGTTCGGCCAGCCCGACGAGGACCCGACGCCGACCGGCGAGACGCCGGCCGTGCAGGATGACTGGGACCGCGACGGGCAGACCGTCGCCGGCCCGCCCGCCCCCGACTTCCAGCGTCCGCCGGTCCCCGGCCAGGAGATCGGCCCGGAGGTGGTGTCCGCGCCCGTCGCCTCGCTGGTGTTCTCCACCGGTGACGTGGTCGCGGTCGACCGCACCGTGCTGGTCGGTCGCGCGCCGGAGGCCCGCCGGTTCGCCTCCCACGACCAGCCCCACGTGGTGACCGTCGCCAGCCCGCACCAGGAGATCTCCTCGACCCACCTCGAGATCCGTCCCGGCGCCGGGGCGGACCACGGCTCGGCCATCGTGACCGACCTGGGCTCGACCAACGGCACCGTGCTCGCGCAGCCCGGCCTCGACCCGGAGGAGCTCACGGCCGGCATCGCCGTCAGCCTGATCCCGGGCGCCGTCCTCGACCTGGGCGACGGCGTCACCATCCAGGTGACCAACCCCTGA
- a CDS encoding PA domain-containing protein, translating to MADRVVVCVRGGIGRIDKSEAVARAGGRAMVLVNPRRGAVSADFHAVPTVHLAAREGRRLVRWVARHPGTRIRLGRVDASPAPRRAAGWSASGDPRGPVLKPDAIADGDAVLGALPGTSGRSWGVFTGSSAATAHAAGLAALVLGERDLPAAVVRSLVTTSAQPVRGASVLEQGSGALPQRAPTAHLALDVPLRAWRRALRRHDLVDLNTSSVLLQARRPVARRTVTNISGRAEYFSVTARGFTTHRVRVQPLAVRLAPGQSATFTVTATGPSGPGRLDDGELVWLGARGGVTRVPVAITR from the coding sequence GTGGCCGACCGGGTCGTGGTGTGCGTGCGCGGCGGCATCGGTCGCATCGACAAGTCGGAGGCCGTGGCCCGTGCGGGAGGCCGCGCGATGGTGCTGGTCAACCCGCGCCGAGGCGCGGTGAGCGCGGACTTCCACGCCGTCCCGACCGTCCACCTCGCGGCCCGGGAGGGTCGCCGGCTGGTCCGGTGGGTGGCCCGGCACCCGGGCACCCGCATCAGGCTGGGGCGCGTCGACGCCTCGCCCGCACCCCGCCGCGCCGCCGGGTGGAGCGCCTCGGGCGACCCGCGGGGTCCCGTCCTGAAGCCCGACGCCATCGCCGACGGCGACGCCGTGCTCGGCGCCCTGCCGGGGACGAGCGGCCGCTCGTGGGGCGTCTTCACCGGGAGCTCGGCCGCGACCGCCCACGCTGCCGGCCTCGCGGCGCTCGTGCTCGGCGAGCGCGACCTCCCCGCCGCCGTGGTGCGCTCCCTCGTCACGACCTCCGCCCAGCCGGTCCGCGGCGCGAGCGTGCTGGAGCAGGGCTCCGGCGCGCTGCCGCAGCGGGCGCCCACGGCCCACCTCGCCCTCGACGTGCCGCTCCGCGCGTGGCGCCGCGCCCTGCGCCGCCACGACCTGGTCGACCTCAACACCAGCTCGGTGCTGCTGCAGGCCCGTCGGCCCGTCGCGCGGCGCACCGTCACCAACATCTCCGGCCGCGCGGAGTACTTCTCGGTCACCGCCCGCGGCTTCACCACCCACCGGGTGCGGGTCCAGCCGCTCGCCGTGCGCCTCGCGCCCGGCCAGTCCGCGACGTTCACCGTCACCGCGACCGGCCCGAGCGGACCGGGCCGCCTCGACGACGGCGAGCTGGTCTGGCTCGGTGCGCGCGGTGGCGTGACCCGGGTGCCGGTGGCCATCACCCGCTGA
- a CDS encoding MFS transporter, with translation MTTETTTPDRPGATSPGADPGRTSIVKVVFASLIGTAVEWYDFFLYGSAAALVFGTLFFPDSEPATATLLAFGTYALGFVARPLGGVVFGHFGDKVGRKKMLVFSLFLMGLSTFAIGLLPTYASIGIAAPLLLLTCRLLQGFAVGGEWGGAVLMAAEHGDDSQRGFWSSWPQAGVALGNLLATGVLWVLAAVQSDDAFNAWGWRIPFLLSAVLVAVGLWVRLSVEESPVFAEAKSELETKEQPHLPILEVFRKYPREVLVAMGMRMAENISYYIFTIISISFLTLYAGTADDKPLILKALLIGSVVHFVTIPLVGALSDRVGRRPLYLVGAVGVAAWTWVFFDLIASRSEGKIILAICVGLVLHAFMYSPQAAFFSELFGTSVRYTGASVGYQLASIFAGALAPIIAIDLLGDASEGSDNVSKVAIYMTIASVLTVVSVLFAKETRATSLRHDRVLDS, from the coding sequence ATGACCACCGAGACCACCACGCCCGACCGCCCCGGGGCCACGTCCCCCGGGGCCGATCCCGGCCGGACGAGCATCGTCAAGGTGGTGTTCGCCTCCCTCATCGGCACCGCCGTCGAGTGGTACGACTTCTTCCTCTACGGCTCGGCCGCGGCGCTCGTCTTCGGCACCCTCTTCTTCCCCGACAGCGAGCCCGCCACCGCGACGCTGCTCGCGTTCGGCACCTACGCGCTCGGCTTCGTCGCCCGCCCCCTCGGCGGCGTGGTCTTCGGCCACTTCGGCGACAAGGTCGGCCGCAAGAAGATGCTGGTGTTCTCGCTCTTCCTGATGGGGCTGTCCACGTTCGCGATCGGCCTGCTCCCGACGTACGCCTCGATCGGCATCGCCGCGCCGCTGCTGCTGCTGACCTGCCGGCTGCTCCAGGGCTTCGCGGTGGGCGGCGAGTGGGGCGGGGCGGTGCTGATGGCCGCCGAGCACGGCGACGACTCGCAGCGCGGGTTCTGGTCGTCGTGGCCGCAGGCCGGCGTGGCGCTCGGCAACCTGCTCGCGACCGGCGTGCTGTGGGTGCTGGCCGCCGTGCAGTCCGACGACGCGTTCAACGCGTGGGGCTGGCGCATCCCGTTCCTGCTGAGCGCCGTGCTCGTGGCCGTCGGCCTGTGGGTCCGGCTCTCGGTCGAGGAGTCGCCGGTGTTCGCCGAGGCGAAGTCGGAGCTCGAGACCAAGGAGCAGCCGCACCTGCCGATCCTCGAGGTCTTCCGCAAGTACCCCCGCGAGGTCCTCGTCGCGATGGGCATGCGGATGGCCGAGAACATCTCGTACTACATCTTCACCATCATCTCGATCTCGTTCCTGACCCTCTACGCCGGCACCGCGGACGACAAGCCGCTCATCCTCAAGGCCCTGCTGATCGGCTCGGTCGTGCACTTCGTGACCATCCCGCTCGTCGGTGCGCTCAGCGACCGGGTCGGGCGCCGCCCGCTCTACCTCGTCGGCGCCGTGGGCGTCGCCGCGTGGACCTGGGTCTTCTTCGACCTCATCGCCTCGCGCTCCGAGGGCAAGATCATCCTCGCGATCTGCGTCGGCCTGGTCCTGCACGCGTTCATGTACTCCCCGCAGGCGGCGTTCTTCTCCGAGCTGTTCGGCACCTCGGTGCGCTACACCGGCGCGTCCGTCGGCTACCAGCTCGCCTCGATCTTCGCCGGCGCGCTGGCGCCGATCATCGCCATCGACCTGCTCGGCGACGCGAGCGAGGGGAGCGACAACGTCTCCAAGGTGGCGATCTACATGACGATCGCGTCGGTGCTCACGGTCGTCTCGGTGCTCTTCGCCAAGGAGACCCGGGCGACGTCGCTGCGCCACGACCGGGTGCTCGACAGCTGA